The sequence GGGATAACCAGGAAGTTGGCGAGTTCGTTCCCGTTCAAAACAAGGTCCGGGCGGGATTCGCTCCTGTTCGTGATCGCGAACCGGTTCCCGCTGGTCGCAACCGACCGCGACGTGAAGCGTTCGAGGACTGCGCGGGCGTGTCGCTCCCCGGACCCCGGGAGGTAGCCGTGTGATCGGAGCCGGCGGCCGTCCATCTCGTAGAACCGGCCATCGATGAGGTCAAAAACTGAACACAAGGGATCCAAATACGCGTCTACATCCTCCGATGCATCCTCGTCGACAGCGAGTGCGAGCAACCGGAGGTTGCCCGAGAACGTTCGCTTCGGGGAGTTGGCTCGGACGAGGTCGTACCGGGTCGCCTCATCGACGCTCGCCGGTCGGGAGGGGCCTTCACCGGTGGGTGACTGGGTTCGTCGTGGGTGAGAACTGCTTGACGTGCGGCGAGTCGAACGAGTGGATCGACCGTTACTGGCGGACATCCGCCCACGGCCCGAGGATTCGAACCCAAGGATCTTCTGGAGGAGGGTGTCCGTCCCGTCCAACAGCTCACCGGTTCGGCGCCGGGCGTCACGGGACCAGTCCGGTTTCCGCTGGAACACCACCTGGAAGGCGACCGGCATCGGCGCCTCGACGAGGTGTTTCATCAAGGGAGCGAGCGGGAGTTGAGCACGTCCGATCCGCTCGACAGTCGAACTCGGTTCATCAGCGAGAAAATCAGTGAGTCCGGTGAGTGTCGTCATCCAGTCCTTGCGGCGCTCGGCGGCGCCATACCACTGGACGCCATAGGGCTGGACCTCGGCCAGCGATGGACGGGCCAGGATGTGTCCTTCGTCTGTCGGCGTCGGTTTCTCGAGTGCGGTTAGCGGCTCGTCCTCGTCGTACGTACCTGGGGAAGCCAAGTCAATTCCGTCCAGACTGACTTCGGTATCAGTCCCATCCGAGGTTGCCTCCACCTCTGGCGGTCGACGTGCATCTGCAGGTTGACTAGGCTCGACAGCTGCGTCCCCACCGTCCGAGACGGTCGCTCGCTCATCACCCGCGAGCGCTGTTGACTCGTAATAGAGCCGACCATCCTTGAGACGCTCACTAAACTCCTCCCGAGTGTATGCAACCGGCCGGACCAATCGCTTCATGACGTCGACCTCGACGCGATCGAGGTTGTAGGACGCCGGATAGATGGACCGGAGCCGCTGTTCGAGGGCGTCAAGGTGGTCATCAGCACCGTAATAGAATTTCACCGGCTGCCCTTCGCCCACGCTGAGCGCAACGAATTCGAAGCAGAGCGGTGGCTGGCTGTGGAACGGGTTCAATCGGCGGAGGAGCGACTCGGATTCGTTCTTCGATAGTTTGTGGAGACTGGTGATCGTGTCCGGGATGTCTCGAGGGACGATCGGTTCCTCTCCAGGGATGACCCGAAGGTAGGGCCGCTTCACGACGCGTCACCCCCTCGATTGACCTGACTGTCATCGTCGGCCGCATCGCCCCCCTCGTCTGTGGCGGGTTCTTCAGCCACGACGACGCGAGCCTCGCGGAGCACGCGGTCGTCAAGACGGTAGCCGAGCCGGTAGACGTTGACGATAT comes from Haloplanus sp. XH21 and encodes:
- a CDS encoding AAA family ATPase, producing the protein MKRPYLRVIPGEEPIVPRDIPDTITSLHKLSKNESESLLRRLNPFHSQPPLCFEFVALSVGEGQPVKFYYGADDHLDALEQRLRSIYPASYNLDRVEVDVMKRLVRPVAYTREEFSERLKDGRLYYESTALAGDERATVSDGGDAAVEPSQPADARRPPEVEATSDGTDTEVSLDGIDLASPGTYDEDEPLTALEKPTPTDEGHILARPSLAEVQPYGVQWYGAAERRKDWMTTLTGLTDFLADEPSSTVERIGRAQLPLAPLMKHLVEAPMPVAFQVVFQRKPDWSRDARRRTGELLDGTDTLLQKILGFESSGRGRMSASNGRSTRSTRRTSSSSHPRRTQSPTGEGPSRPASVDEATRYDLVRANSPKRTFSGNLRLLALAVDEDASEDVDAYLDPLCSVFDLIDGRFYEMDGRRLRSHGYLPGSGERHARAVLERFTSRSVATSGNRFAITNRSESRPDLVLNGNELANFLVIPPSHEIPSPSSASVNESESDATAMEAPSVENDGTESAPVERDGTERGAGAGPFSSIPDSVVHRDDEVNQLAAVLEPLTRGEQHDTILITGPPGSGKTCIAKYTVDQFCRETPGVDAVYVNCWEDHSPFQTLYRILDELEGAADIHRQSTATDVILDRLRDYDESHCVLILDEVDQLDDEDLLYDLLNLPRFSLLLIANREEDLLDGLDDRLASRLGGCERLHLDRYAVEELVDILDERATARSVSRDIKRSEFERIADAADGDARVAITTLRIAARRADEDAADRITQNLVERALPEARRELRQEHLDRLTSHQQAVFRVIEEQERIAPQELFEEYRSRVDEPKSNRTVRTYLKKLERYGLIVAEGSTRDRMYRCPDSRPSRSSRSASHLE